In Luteipulveratus mongoliensis, the DNA window CCAGGTCGGCCGGGGAGGCGCCGATCGGGAGCGTGACGAGGCGCTCGACCGGGACCGCGACGTCGCCGGCCACCCGGTCGGTGAACTCGAGGGCGGCGCGGGTCCGGTCCTGCTGCTCCTTCTCGAGCAAGCCCTCGCGGTGGCTCTCCTCCATGATCATGTGCACCTCCTCGGCCGAGAAGGTGGAGGCGACCTCATCCTTGGGCTCGATCCCGAACCGCCGCACCAGCCACTTCGCGATCGCTTCGAGCAACCGGATCAGGGGCCGCAGTGCCTTGGTCATCCACAGCAGGATCGGAGCCAGGGCCAGGGCAGCGCGGTCCGGCCCGGCGATCGCGAGGTTCTTGGGGATCATCTCGCCGACCACCACGTGCAGGTAGACCACGATCAGCAGGGCGATCAGCAGCGCGACGACGTCGGCGGCGCCCTCGGGAAGACCCGCGTCGTGGAAGGGACCGGCGAGCAGGTGGTGCAGTGCGTCCTCGGCAACCGCACCCAGCAGCACCGAGCACACGGTGATCCCGAGCTGGGCGCAGGCGAGCAGGGAGCCGAGATTTTCCAGGGACTCCAGCACCAGCTTGGCGCGCCGACTGCCTTGCGCAGCAAGGGGTTCCATCTGCGAGCGCCGTGCAGCCATCACGGAGAACTCGGCGCCGACGAAGAAGGCGTTGCCGAGGAGAAGGACCGCCGAGAACCAGAGCGCCATCACGCGCCCTCCCCCTCGACCGGACCCTCGACCGGCAGCTGCGAGAGCCTCAACCGGTCGACCCGACGCTTGTCCATCGACACCACGCGCAGCAGCCAGCCGTCGGCCCGCACCTCGTCGCCGACCTTCGGGACGCGGCCGACCTGCTCCATGACGTAGCCGCCGATCGTCTCGTAGATCGCGCCGTCAGGGATCTGCGCGCCGATCCGGTTGCGCACCTCGTCAGGCCTCCACAGCCCCGACACGGTCCACGACCCGTCGGGCAGCATCCGGCTGGGGTCGCGCACCCGGTCGTGCTCGTCGCTGACCTCGCCGACGATCTCCTCGATGACGTCCTCGAGCGTCACGACACCACTGGTGCCGGAGTACTCGTCCATCACGATCGCGAGCTGGAAGCCGCCCTTGCGCAGCAGCAGCAGGAGCGGGTCCAGCCGGATCGTCTCGGGCACCACGACCGGCGGGATCATCAGCGCGGTCACCGGCACGTCCGTACGCCGCTCGGGCGGCACGGCGATCGCCCGCTTGACGTGCACGACGCCGTGGACGTCGTCCCACCCGTCCCCGAGCACGGGGAAGCGGGAGTGCCCGGTACGCCGGGCGAGACTCACGACGTCGTCGGCGCTGGCCGTCCGGTTGACCGAGACGCAGCGGACCCGCGGGCTCATCACGTCGCTGGCCGTTCGCTCACCGAAGTCGAGCGAGCGGGTGAGGAGGCGGGCCGTACCGGCCTCGATGGTGCCGGCCTCGGCGGAGCGGCGCACCATCGACGAGAGCTCCTGCGGGGTGCGCGCGGCGGACAGCTCTTCCTGCGGCTCGATGCCGAACAGGCGCAGGAACCGGTTGGCGGAGCCGTTGAGCAGCACGATCAAGGGCTTGGTCACCGTCGAGAAGCCGCGCACCGGCCGGGCGACCACCCTGGCGACCGGCAGGGGTGCGGAGATGCCGAGGAACTGCGGCAGCAGCTCGCCGAAGATCATCGAGAAGATGGTGGCCAGCACCAGCGCGAGCACGGTGCTGGACGCATTCACTGCCGTCTCCCCGAGGCCGATGCCTCCTAAGGGAGTCTCCAGCAGATGCCCCAACGAGGGCTCGACCAGAAAACCGAGGATCAAGGTGGTCAGCGTGATGCCGACCTGCGACGCCGACAGCTGGGTGGACAGCTGACGCAGGGAGCGCAGAACGGGCACAGCCCCGCGGTCGCCGTCGTCGATCGCGCGCTGAACAGTGGGCCGGTCGAGGGCCACGAACGAGAACTCGGCGGCAACAAAGACCGCGGTCCCAGCCGTGAGAAGGACACCGGCGAGGACAAGGAGCCACTCGGTCATAGTGCGACACATCCTAGAGATGTCGGATGTCAGTTGACCTCCGGGCACGTGAGGGTGGTGGGATGGGCCCCATGTCAACAACCAGGGGGTCCGAGTGACCGCAGCATCCGTCCCTGTCCACCCACCCGCGCCCGGTGCGCGGATCGAGATCAACGGCCTGTCCAAGGTCTTCGGCGACTTCCGCGCCGTCGACAACCTCTCGTTCGTCGTCGAGCCCGGCCGGGTCACCGGCTTCCTCGGGCCCAACGGCGCCGGCAAGACCACCACGCTGCGCATGCTGCTCGGTCTGATCCGTCCCACCGAGGGCACCGCGACCATCAACGGCCAGCCGTACGCCTCACTGCCTGACCCGATGCAGACTGTCGGGTCCGCGCTCGAGGCGACGAACTTCCACCCCGGCCGCACGGGACGCGACCACCTTCGGGTGATCGCCGCTGCCTCCAAGGTGCCCGACGCCCGCGTCGATGAGC includes these proteins:
- a CDS encoding hemolysin family protein; protein product: MTEWLLVLAGVLLTAGTAVFVAAEFSFVALDRPTVQRAIDDGDRGAVPVLRSLRQLSTQLSASQVGITLTTLILGFLVEPSLGHLLETPLGGIGLGETAVNASSTVLALVLATIFSMIFGELLPQFLGISAPLPVARVVARPVRGFSTVTKPLIVLLNGSANRFLRLFGIEPQEELSAARTPQELSSMVRRSAEAGTIEAGTARLLTRSLDFGERTASDVMSPRVRCVSVNRTASADDVVSLARRTGHSRFPVLGDGWDDVHGVVHVKRAIAVPPERRTDVPVTALMIPPVVVPETIRLDPLLLLLRKGGFQLAIVMDEYSGTSGVVTLEDVIEEIVGEVSDEHDRVRDPSRMLPDGSWTVSGLWRPDEVRNRIGAQIPDGAIYETIGGYVMEQVGRVPKVGDEVRADGWLLRVVSMDKRRVDRLRLSQLPVEGPVEGEGA
- a CDS encoding hemolysin family protein, translating into MALWFSAVLLLGNAFFVGAEFSVMAARRSQMEPLAAQGSRRAKLVLESLENLGSLLACAQLGITVCSVLLGAVAEDALHHLLAGPFHDAGLPEGAADVVALLIALLIVVYLHVVVGEMIPKNLAIAGPDRAALALAPILLWMTKALRPLIRLLEAIAKWLVRRFGIEPKDEVASTFSAEEVHMIMEESHREGLLEKEQQDRTRAALEFTDRVAGDVAVPVERLVTLPIGASPADLEQLVAKRGFSRYPVTDRSGSIAGYLHLKDVLYATDELYDDPVPPKRIRPLATVQPHIEVEDVLLTMQRTGSHLARVVDPDGTITGVVFLEDLLEELVGEVADSTQR